The DNA sequence CCCCCCGTCCGGCGCGATCGAGCAGATGGGCGACAAGATCACCTCCAAGAAGCTGGCGCAGGCCGCGGGGGTCAGCACGGTTCCGGGTCACATGGGCCTGATCGCGGACGCGGACGAGGCCGCGGCCATCAGTGCCCAGATCGGCTATCCGGTGATGATCAAGGCCAGCGCGGGCGGCGGCGGCAAGGGCATGCGCATCGCCTGGTCCGACGAGGAGGCGCGCGAGGGTTTCCAGTCCTCCAGGAACGAGGCCGCCAACAGCTTTGGCGACGACCGGATCTTCATCGAGAAATTCGTGACGCAGCCGCGCCACATCGAGATCCAGGTCCTGGCCGATCAGCACGGCAACGCGGTCTATCTGCACGAGCGCGAATGCTCGATCCAGCGCCGCAACCAGAAGGTCATCGAGGAGGCGCCGTCGCCCTTCCTGGACGAGGCCACCCGCGCCGCGATGGGTCAGCAGGCCGTGGCCCTGGCCAGGGCCGTCGGATACACCAGCGCGGGCACGGTCGAATTCATCGTCGACGGAAGCCGCAACTTCTATTTCCTGGAGATGAACACCCGCCTGCAGGTGGAACACCCTGTGACCGAGCTGATCACCGGCGTCGACCTGGTCGAGCAGATGATCCGCGTCGCGGCCGGAGAGCCGCTGCCCTTCGCGCAGTCCGACCTGACGATCACCGGGTGGGCGATGGAGAGCCGGCTGTACGCCGAGGACCCCTATCGCGGTTTCTTGCCCTCCATCGGACGTCTGACCCGTTACCGCCCACCGGTCGAGGTGGCGGCGGGGCCGATGCTGACCGGGGGCAAGTGGCTTGCCCATGGCGCGCCGACGGGTCCGGCCGCGGTCAGGAACGACACCGGCGTCTATGAGGGCGGCGAAATCAGCATGTTCTATGACCCGATGATCGCCAAGCTGTGCACCTGGGCACCGACCCGCGGTGAGGCGATCGAGGCGATGCGTACCGCGCTGGACGCCTTCGAGGTCGAAGGGATCGGGCACAACCTGCCCTTCCTGTCGGCGGTGATGGATCACCCGAAATTCGTCGCGGGCGACATCACCACGGCCTTCATCGCCGAGGAGTATCCAGACGGGTTCCACGGCGCGGCCCTTCCCGAGGACGAGATGCTCCGCATTGCCGCCGCCGCCGCCGCCATGCACCGCGTGGCCGAGATCCGGCGCACCCGTATCAGCGGCCGCCTGAACAACCACGAACGCCATGTGGGCGACGATTGGGTGGTGTTCGCGGACAAGCATGACTGGCCCGTCCGCATCACCGCCAATACCCATGGTGCCGACGTCGCCATCGCGGGGCGCACGATCCGGGTCGAGGGCGATTGGCGCCCCGGCCAGTCGCTGGCGCGGCTGGAGGTAAACGGACGCCCCCTGGTGCTGAAGGTGGACAAGATCGCCGCCGGGCTGCGCCTGCGTGCGCGCGGGGCTGACCTGCGCGTGCATGTGCGTCGGCCCCGTGCGGCGGAGCTGGCACGGCTGATGCCCGAAAAGCTTCCGCCCGACACGTCCAAGTTCCTGCTGTGCCCGATGCCCGGCCTGATCGTGATGATCAATGTCGCCCAGGGGGACGAGGTCCAGGAGGGTCAGGCGCTGGCCACCGTCGAGGCCATGAAGATGGAGAACATCCTGCGCGCCGAACGCCGGGGCATCGTGAAATCCGTCAATGCCGCGCCGGGCGAAAGCCTGAAGGTCGACGACGTGATCATGGAGTTCGAATGATCCCCGCTCTGCCCGCCTATCTGCTGTCGGCCGGACTTGGGCTGGCGGGCGCGGCGGGCGTCCTGTCGGCGGTGGCGGCGCAGACCGCGCCCTTGCTCGGCACGCAGGTGCCACTGGCCTACCTGCTGCCGCCGATTGTCGGGCTGGCGCTGTTCCAGCTGGTTTTCGGGGTTTTCACCGGACGCTGGCGCGGGTGGCGGTTCTGGGCGGCGGCCATCCCGCTGTCGGCGGTCATCTGGGGCGCGGCATTGATGGCACTGCTGGGCGGTCATGCGTCGTGGCAGGCTGCGCTTGCCGTGGCGGCTGTCGGTCATGTCGCCGCAGGTCTGGCGGCGCTGTCGCTGACACGGGGGCGCGTGGCATGAGGCGCGGGGGCTATCGCATCTCCTGCTGGCGCATCGGCATGCTGTCGATCAGGGACAGGATGTCCTCTGCCGCGACGGGTGTGGCCGAGCTCATCTTGACCCCGCCATCCTTGCCGATCAGCAGAACCTGGAACCCCTGCCCGTCGCGCAGCGCGTCTGCACCGGGTCCGTCGGTCAGGATGACCACCTCGCGTTCTGCCAACTGTTCCGCGTGTGCCTGCAGGTCGGCGATCTGCCGTGCGACCTGCGCCTCGGGTCCAAGGACAACGACAGGGCGCGCCTGCCAACGCAGTGCGGCAAGCGTGTCCGCCTGCAGCGGCGCGGGACCGCGGGCGGTGTCGGCGGGTGCCATGGCAGGCCACAGGGCCAGGACGGTAGACAGGCAGAATCGGTGCATGGTCGCTCCTTCCGAAACAGGACGCGCATGGCGCGGGACGGGTTCCCATGGCGCCGCTTGACCAATGGCTCAGCCCGCAGCTGCAGCAGGCGGTCGTCACTGGCCTTTTCGTGGCCATCGGTTGGATCGTCGTCGCGTCCCAGACCCGCCGCCGCGACGCCACGCTGCGCCGCGCGCGCGAGACCGACCTACAGCGCGCCCTGCTGGCAGAGATCCGGGCGCATGTCTTTGCCCTGGAGCAGCAGGTGCCGTCGCCGCAGGATGCGGCCTTGCTGGTGTCGCGCATCGAGTCGGGAGATTTCGTGCCGACCCTGCCGCAGCAGGCCAACGACCGCATCTTTGCAGCCGTGATTTCCGACATACACATCCTGCCCGCGCCGGTCATCGACCCGATCGTGCTCTACTATCGGCTGCTGTCGATCATGGGCGCGCTGGCCACCGACCTGCGCCAGATCGCGCGCAGCGACGGCAAGCGGGCGGCGCAGATGATGGCCGATTATCTGGAGCTGATGGAAGAAACCCGCGATACCGGCCTGCAGGCGATGCGGGTGCTGACCGAATGCCTGCGCGGCGGTGCCGACGCGGTCGAGGCGATGCTGGACGAGGACGAGGCGCAGGCCGCGGCACAGATCGGTGCGCGCCTGCCGCAGGAACTGGCGCAGATGCGCGAGCGTCTGTGGGCGACCGAGGTCAGTAGCCGATCTTTGGACCCGAGAGGCCGGTGATGGGACGCAATCCGATGGCACGCACGATTTCGTTCGCACGACTGACGGCGGTCGGTTTCGGCTTGGCTTCGCTGCGCAGCACGGGTGCGTCGGGTCGGGCGGGCGCCTTGGGCGCGCGCGGTTGCGACAGGCTGCGGTCGGAACGCGAATTGGCCATGATCAACCCTCCTGCTGATCCGGCAACCGTGCCGGATACCGGTCATGATATAGGGAACGCGCCGCAAATCCACAAGTTTCGCGGCCCTGCGCCTTATCGCATCACGCTGCCGCGCCCGATCTCCTGCCGGCGCAGGGGCAGACGGTCGATGGCACGGCCGATCTCTCGGGCATCCCATGGGACGGGGCGGCGGATCTTGACCTGTCCATCCTTGTCGATCAGCACCAGCGAGAACCCCTGCGGGCGCAGCTGCTGTCGCCACGCGCTGTTGGCCGACGGGTCGCTGTCGAGAACAAGCACCACGTCGCGCGACACCAGCGCCCGACCGTCACGGCGCAGCGATGCCACCTGGTCGACAAAGGCCGGGTCGTCCGCCGTGTCGGCAAAGATCACCACGGGGCGCGCCGTCCACAGGAACTGGTCCGGGTTGACCGTCGCGGCGTCCAGCACCTGCGGAGAGCCGTCGTCCAGGGGGGACGCGTCCGGCAACGGGTCGGGCTCGACGCGCTGCGCGACTGGGGGCAGACGGGCGGGGTTGCGTTGCGGCACCGTGTCGCGCGGCCGCGTCGTGGCCGCCGCCCCGTCTGGTGTCCGGACGGCGGCGCCATCCGGCGGGGGGGCGTCGCGCGCGGGGCCCATCGCCGCAAGCGCCATCACGAATATCATAAATTTCAACTTCATCGGCACCTCGTCATGTCTTGAATATAGGGCAGGACCGTCGGCAGGAAAGGATGGATCATGACAAAACCCACGCTGGAGGACTGGCGCAAGCTGGCACAGGGCGAACTGAAGGGGCGCGACCCCGACAGCCTGACCTGGGACACGCTGGAGGGGATCGCCGTCAAGCCGGTCTATACCCGCGACGACCTGGAGGGGATGGACCACCTGGACGGCCTGCCCGGCATCGCGCCGTTCACCCGCGGCCCGCGCGCCACGATGTATGCGGGCCGCCCCTGGACCATCCGGCAATATGCTGGATTTTCCACGGCCGAGGAATCGAACGCCTTCTATCGCCGCGCGCTTGCCGCGGGGCAGCAGGGGGTGTCGGTGGCCTTCGATCTGGCCACCCACAGGGGCTATGACAGCGACCATCCGCGGGTCGAGGGCGATGTGGGCAAGGCCGGCGTCGCCATCGATTCGGTCGAGGACATGAAGATCCTGTTCGACGGCATCCCGTTGGACCGCGTTTCGGTGTCGATGACCATGAACGGCGCGGTCATCCCGATCCTCGCGAACTTCATCGTCACCGGAGAGGAGCAGGGCCATTCCCGTGCCGTGCTGTCCGGGACCATCCAGAACGACATCCTCAAGGAGTTCATGGTCCGCAACACCTATATCTATCCGCCCGAACCCAGCATGCGGATCATCGCGGACATCATCGAATACACCTCATCAGAGATGCCCAAGTTCAACTCGATCTCGATCTCGGGCTATCACATGCAGGAGGCGGGGGCGAACCTGGTCCAGGAGCTTGCCTATACGCTGGCCGACGGGCGCGAATATGTGCGCGCGGCCATCGCGGCGGGGATGGATGTCGATGCCTTTGCGGGGCGGCTGTCGTTCTTCTTTGCCATCGGCATGAACTTCTTCATGGAGATCGCCAAGCTGCGCGCGGCGCGCCTGCTGTGGCACCGGATCATGTCCGAGTTCCAGCCCAAGAAGCAGGCCAGCCTGATGCTGCGCACGCATTGCCAGACGTCCGGCGTGTCCCTGCAGGAGCAGGACCCCTACAACAACGTCATCCGCACCGCCTATGAGGCGATGTCGGCGGCGCTTGGAGGCACACAGTCGCTGCACACGAACGCGCTGGACGAGGCGATCGCCCTGCCCACCGATTTCAGCGCCCGCATCGCGCGGAACACCCAGCTGATCCTGCAGGAGGAGACGGGCATCACCCATGTCGTCGATCCACTGGCGGGCAGCTATTACATCGAGAGCCTGACGGCGGAACTGGCGGAAAAGGCCTGGGCGCTGATCGAGGAGGTCGAGGAGATGGGCGGCATGACCAAGGCCGTGGCCAGCGGCATGCCCAAGCTGCGCATCGAGGAGACGGCGGCCCGGCGTCAGGCCCTGATCGACCGGGGCGAGGACGTGATCGTCGGCGTCAACAAGTACCGCAAGGAGGCCGAGGATCCGATCGACATCCTGGACATCGACAACGTCGCCGTCCGGGACAGCCAGATCGCCCGCCTGACCCGCATCCGCGCCACGCGGGACGAGGGCCGCGTCACCGGGACGCTGGCCGAACTGACCCGCCGCGCCCGGGAGGGCGGCAACCTGCTGGAAGCCGCCGTCGAGGCCGCCCGCGCCCGCGCCACCGTCGGAGAGATCAGCATGGCCATGGAAGACGAATTCGGACGCCACCGCGCCGAGGTGCGCACCCTGGCCGGCGTCTATGGCGCGGCCTATGAGGGGGACGAGGGCTTTGCCCAGATCCAGCGCGACGTCGAGGCATTCGCCGTGGAGGAAGGCCGCCGCCCGCGCATGCTGGTCGTCAAGATGGGCCAGGACGGTCACGACCGTGGCGCCAAGGTGATCGCCACGGCCTTTGCCGATATCGGCTTCGACGTGGACGTGGGACCGCTGTTCCAGACGCCCGAAGAGGCCGCCCAGGACGCCATCGACAACGACGTCCACGTGATCGGGATCAGCAGCCAGGCCGCCGGCCACAAGACGCTGGCACCCAAGCTGATCCAGGCCCTGAAGGATGCGGGCGCCGGCGATATCCTGGTCATCTGCGGCGGCGTGATCCCTCAGCAGGATTACGACTTCCTGCGCCGTGCGGGGGTCAAGGCGATCTTTGGCCCCGGCACGAACATCCCATCCGCGGCCGCTGACATCCTGCGGCTGATCCGAGAGACGCGACCCTGAGATTTGCATCCCGCGACGGCGGGGGGCCAGCCCCCCGCACCCCCCGTGGCCTGCGCGGAACCGTGAGGTCTGCTTGCCTCGCGGTGCGCGCTGTGAAACCCTGCACCCAAAGCGAATGGGTGAGACATGGACGACGGGCGCAACGGATCGGTCAAGCAGATCATCTGCATCAAGTGGGGTGCCAAGTTCGGTCCCGAATATGTCAACCGCCTTCATGCGATGATCGCCCGCAACATCACGCCGCCTTTCCGGCTGTTCTGTTTCACCGATGACGGGACCGGTCTGCATCCGGATGTCGCTGTGCGCCCGCTGCCCGATTTCGCCTATCAGGCCCCGGTCAACACCCGCGGCAAGTGGCCCAAGTCGCGGCTGTGGGGGGATCTGGGCGACGTCACGGGGGTGGTGCTGTTCCTGGACCTGGACGTGATCGTCACCGGCAGCCTTGACGCGTTCTTCGAACATGGCGATCCGGACGACACGATCCTGGGCCTGAACCCCAACACGCCGTTCGAGAAGATGGGCCAGACCTCGGTCTATCGGATGCGGGTCGGCAATCTGGCGCCGCTGCAGAAGATCTTTGCCGCCGACCCACAAGCCGCCGCTGACAAGTACAAGTACGAACAGCGCTTTGTCACCCGCAATGCCCCGGGCGGGGTCAAGTTCTGGCCGCGCGGGTGGCTGGCCCATTTCCGCTTTCACTGCGTGCCGACATTCCCGCTGAACTATCTGCGCGATCCCAAGATTCCGCGCGGGACGCGCATCGTGATGTTCCCCGGCAGCCTGAACCCGCCCGATGCGATTTTGGGCCGATGGGACGAGGCCGACGAGGCCCGCGCCCCGTTGGACCACCTGCGCGCGGCCCTCACCGGCCAGCGGCGCGAGGGTTTCCTGAAGCATCTGCGCCACTATGTCCGGCCGACCCCGTGGGTGGCGCAGCTTTGGCGTGAATGATGCCCCTGCCCCGCGCGCCCGATCGTCTGCCCGATGAGATGGCCGCGGCATTGGGCCATGCCGTCGCGGCCTTCGGCTTTCTTGAGGAGGCGCTGAAGCGCGCGATCTTTTCGCTGACCCGCAAGGGTCTGGGCCAGGATGCGCAGGACCACGCCCTGGAGGCCTGGCTGCGCCGCATGGAGGAGATCGCCGACGACACCCTGGGCACGCTGATCGACAGCTTTCTGGCCGCCGCCCGCCGCAGCGAGGGGGTCGAGCTGGGTGCGCTGCCACCGACGCTGACCGACCTGCGGCGGATGCGCAACCTGCTGTGCCATGCGTCTTGGCGGCCGGGGGCACGGCCCGGCATGTGGCACCCGACCTTCATCAACACCCGCGGGGAACGCCATCCTCATGACATGGGGGCAGAAGACGTCCTGCAGGTCCGCGACCGGACCCTGCAGGCGGCGCGCCAGGTCGTGTCGGTGATGCGGCGGACCGGGATCGATGGGGAATGGGCGGGCGCCGACCCGTGATCGGTTCGTCGGCACGCATGCCACAGGACCGCGCCGCGACCGCATCGCGCGTTGCAACACGCGGCCCGGCGCGCTAACACCCGCAAAATCAAGGATGAGAGGCACTCATGTCGTCCCCCCTCCGCCTCGGCATCGCCGGGCTTGGCACCGTCGGGATCGGTGTCGTCAAGATCGTTCAGAAACACGCCGACCTGCTGGCGATGCGGTCGGGTCGCCCGGTGGCGATCACCGCCGTCAGCGCACGCGACCGCATGAAGAACCGCGACGCGGACCTGTCGTCCTATCGGTGGGAGGCGGACCCGATGGCGGTCGCCACCGCCGATGACGTCGATGTCTTCATCGAACTGGTCGGCGGGGATGCGGGCGTCGCGCGCGACAGCATCGAGGCCGCGCTGCGGTCCGGCAAGGATGTCGTGACCGCGAACAAGGCGCTGCTGGCCATGCACGGTCAGCACCTGGCCAAGCTGGCCGAGGATTTGGGCC is a window from the Paracoccus marcusii genome containing:
- a CDS encoding acetyl-CoA carboxylase biotin carboxylase subunit, whose protein sequence is MFKKILIANRGEIACRVIKTARKMGIATVAVYSDADRNALHVRMADEAVHIGPAPANQSYIVIDKIMDAIRRTGAEAVHPGYGFLSENMKFAEALEAEGVVFIGPPSGAIEQMGDKITSKKLAQAAGVSTVPGHMGLIADADEAAAISAQIGYPVMIKASAGGGGKGMRIAWSDEEAREGFQSSRNEAANSFGDDRIFIEKFVTQPRHIEIQVLADQHGNAVYLHERECSIQRRNQKVIEEAPSPFLDEATRAAMGQQAVALARAVGYTSAGTVEFIVDGSRNFYFLEMNTRLQVEHPVTELITGVDLVEQMIRVAAGEPLPFAQSDLTITGWAMESRLYAEDPYRGFLPSIGRLTRYRPPVEVAAGPMLTGGKWLAHGAPTGPAAVRNDTGVYEGGEISMFYDPMIAKLCTWAPTRGEAIEAMRTALDAFEVEGIGHNLPFLSAVMDHPKFVAGDITTAFIAEEYPDGFHGAALPEDEMLRIAAAAAAMHRVAEIRRTRISGRLNNHERHVGDDWVVFADKHDWPVRITANTHGADVAIAGRTIRVEGDWRPGQSLARLEVNGRPLVLKVDKIAAGLRLRARGADLRVHVRRPRAAELARLMPEKLPPDTSKFLLCPMPGLIVMINVAQGDEVQEGQALATVEAMKMENILRAERRGIVKSVNAAPGESLKVDDVIMEFE
- a CDS encoding glycosyl transferase; its protein translation is MDDGRNGSVKQIICIKWGAKFGPEYVNRLHAMIARNITPPFRLFCFTDDGTGLHPDVAVRPLPDFAYQAPVNTRGKWPKSRLWGDLGDVTGVVLFLDLDVIVTGSLDAFFEHGDPDDTILGLNPNTPFEKMGQTSVYRMRVGNLAPLQKIFAADPQAAADKYKYEQRFVTRNAPGGVKFWPRGWLAHFRFHCVPTFPLNYLRDPKIPRGTRIVMFPGSLNPPDAILGRWDEADEARAPLDHLRAALTGQRREGFLKHLRHYVRPTPWVAQLWRE
- the scpA gene encoding methylmalonyl-CoA mutase; the encoded protein is MTKPTLEDWRKLAQGELKGRDPDSLTWDTLEGIAVKPVYTRDDLEGMDHLDGLPGIAPFTRGPRATMYAGRPWTIRQYAGFSTAEESNAFYRRALAAGQQGVSVAFDLATHRGYDSDHPRVEGDVGKAGVAIDSVEDMKILFDGIPLDRVSVSMTMNGAVIPILANFIVTGEEQGHSRAVLSGTIQNDILKEFMVRNTYIYPPEPSMRIIADIIEYTSSEMPKFNSISISGYHMQEAGANLVQELAYTLADGREYVRAAIAAGMDVDAFAGRLSFFFAIGMNFFMEIAKLRAARLLWHRIMSEFQPKKQASLMLRTHCQTSGVSLQEQDPYNNVIRTAYEAMSAALGGTQSLHTNALDEAIALPTDFSARIARNTQLILQEETGITHVVDPLAGSYYIESLTAELAEKAWALIEEVEEMGGMTKAVASGMPKLRIEETAARRQALIDRGEDVIVGVNKYRKEAEDPIDILDIDNVAVRDSQIARLTRIRATRDEGRVTGTLAELTRRAREGGNLLEAAVEAARARATVGEISMAMEDEFGRHRAEVRTLAGVYGAAYEGDEGFAQIQRDVEAFAVEEGRRPRMLVVKMGQDGHDRGAKVIATAFADIGFDVDVGPLFQTPEEAAQDAIDNDVHVIGISSQAAGHKTLAPKLIQALKDAGAGDILVICGGVIPQQDYDFLRRAGVKAIFGPGTNIPSAAADILRLIRETRP
- a CDS encoding DUF4174 domain-containing protein, whose protein sequence is MKLKFMIFVMALAAMGPARDAPPPDGAAVRTPDGAAATTRPRDTVPQRNPARLPPVAQRVEPDPLPDASPLDDGSPQVLDAATVNPDQFLWTARPVVIFADTADDPAFVDQVASLRRDGRALVSRDVVLVLDSDPSANSAWRQQLRPQGFSLVLIDKDGQVKIRRPVPWDAREIGRAIDRLPLRRQEIGRGSVMR
- a CDS encoding DUF4174 domain-containing protein encodes the protein MHRFCLSTVLALWPAMAPADTARGPAPLQADTLAALRWQARPVVVLGPEAQVARQIADLQAHAEQLAEREVVILTDGPGADALRDGQGFQVLLIGKDGGVKMSSATPVAAEDILSLIDSMPMRQQEMR